GATCACCAGAATGGCCTGGGCCAGCTGTGCATCGGTGGCGTTGAGCTGTGGTGCCTGCTGGCGGATGTAATCCAGGGCGCTTTCCAGTTTCACGCCACGGATGGCCCCTTCGCTGGCCACGAAGCTGGCGGCGTCATCACGGGCGGCTTGAACGATCTTGTTGTCCCGCAGTGACGAAGTTGCGTCGGAAGTCGCGTCGGACGAGGCCTTGAGTGCACCGACGATGGAGTCAGTGGTAACGATAAAGCTGCTGGCGTTGGAGTGGGCGGCTACGGCCAGCAGGGCAACTGCGCTGAGCAGGCGAAGACGGATCATGAGGAAACTCCTTGAAGAATGAGGTAATGCCGGTGCGTGTAGCTGGAAGAAGAGACGCATGCTCGACTCGCTTCGCCACGCTCGCATCGATATTAGGGTAGAACGCGTTGGCCGACAGCCCTTTCGACAGTCATTGGCTGCATGATGCCCGCATTGGGCGCTACGGCTCAAGATAAAATGTACTGGTGTGTTATAGATTATCTGAAAACTGTTATATCTCTCCGGTCATCCAAAAAACGGAGCCGGAAACGACAAGACCCGTCGCGGTTTCCCGCGACGGGTCTTGTTTTGTTCAATTCGGTGCTGGCGGTGGACCCGGTGGGTCAGGGCCAGCGACGCTAAGTTAGCGCCAGAACGGCTTGCTCAGCTCTTCGTAACGTTGTGCTTCGCTGATACCGGCGTCAGCCAGCAGGCGCGAATCCAGACGAGCCAGTTGGTGGCGGCTGGCGATGCGGCGCTGCCACAACATCAGGTTAGCGATAACGCGAAGAGGCAGGGAAGCCTGGTTTTTTTCAGCTTTGTCTTCGAAAAACAGCTCGGAACTGAGTGTACGTTCCATGGTTGACATCCTTCCGCTTGTGGCGGGATTAGGTAGTGGTTTAACTGGTGCCCATGATCCTCTCGTTTGGCCAGTCTCTCTAGATACAGTTCACCTGTATTGTGAGAGACCAGTTAACTGTTAAAGAGCGGTGTACTGGTCGATATTGAAGCAACTGTACCTGTTCGCACGATATTGGTGCATTTTAGGTGGCTGTCGGGTGTTTCGTGGGAAAAGACTGTAAGAAAACACCGGTACAGCAGTACAGTTTTTGTCGGTTCAGGCTCGGACGCCAGCCTTCAATCAAAACTGTATTTGCGATAGCCGTGATCCAGCTGTATCAGACGGCCAACATGCGCCCGGTTTCTTCCAGGTTGACGTGCCAACTCAGTGCATCGCGCAGGATATGCGGGGTATGCCCACCCAATGCGCACGCTGCTTCGAAATAATCATTCAACGCTTGGCGGTAGGACGGGTGCACGCAGTTGTCGATGACCACTCGTGCCCGCTCCCTTGGCGCCAGGCCACGCAGGTCGGCCAGGCCGATCTCGGTCACGAGGATGTCGACATCGTGTTCGGTATGGTCCACATGGCTGACCATCGGCACGACACTGGAAATGGCGCCGCCCTTGGCAATCGATTTGGTGACGAAAATCGCCAAGTGGGCGTTGCGGGCGAAATCCCCCGAACCGCCAATGCCATTCATCATCCGAGTGCCGCAGATGTGGGTGGAGTTGACGTTGCCGTATAGGTCGAACTCCAGCGCGGTGTTGATACCTATGATGCCGAGGCGGCGTACGACCTCAGGGTGGTTGGAAATTTCCTGCGGGCGCAGGACCAGTTTCTCCTTATACCTTTCCAGGTTTCCGAACACATCGGCGTTGCGTCGACTCGACAACGTGATAGAGCTGCCGGAGGCGAAGCTCAGCTTGCCGGCGTCGATCAAGTCAAATGTCGAGTCCTGCAGGACCTCGGAGTACATGGTCAGGTCTTCGAACGGGGAGTCGATCAACCCGCACATCACGGCGTTGGCGATGTTGCCAATCCCGGCCTGCAATGGCCCGAGCTTGTTGGTCATGCGCCCGGCCGCAACTTCCTGCTTGAAGAAGTCGATCAGATGATCGGCGATGGCCTGGGTGTCGCTGTCCGGTGACGCGACGGTCGAAGGCGAGTCCCCTTGATGGGTGATGACAATGGCGGCAATTTTTTCCGGCGGGATCGGGATGGCGGAGCTGCCAATACGATCGTCGACTTTCACCAAGGGGATTGGGGTGCGGGTCGGGCGATAGGTCGGGATATAGATGTCATGCAGCCCTTCCAGGTTCGGGTTGTGGGCCATGTTGATCTCGATGATCACTTGCCGGGCGAAGATGGCGAAACTGGCCGAGTTACCTACCGATGTGGTCGGTACGATATGCCCTTGCTCGGTGATGGCCACCGCTTCGATCACGGCAATGTCGGGCAGCTTGAGCTGGCCGTTGCGCAGTTGTTCAACGGTTTCCGAGAGATGCTGGTCGATGAACATCACCTCGCCTGCGTTGATCGCCTTGCGCAACGTGCTGTCGACCTGGAATGGCATACGTCGCGCCAGCACGCCGGCTTCGGTGAGTTCCTTGTCGAGGTCATTCCCCAGGCTCGCACCGGTCATCAAGCTGATTTTCAGCGGAGTGACCTTGGCGCGCTCAGCCAGGGCGTGGGGCACTGCTTTCGCTTCTCCGGCGCGGGTAAAGCCGCTCATGCCGACGGTCATGCCGTCCTGAATCAACAAGGCTGCCTCGGCAGCGCTCATCACTTTATTCAACAACGAAGGCAAGCGGATGCGATCACGGTACATAGGTTGTTATCTCGGGCTGGAAAGCAAGATGCGCAGTCTAGTGAATTCGCGCTGTGCCCGACCCGCTACAAAGGTCGCATTTAAGGCCTCTATTACGGGCGTTTCAGGCAAAACATTATTACCGGATCGGTAACGTTCGGCCTTGATACAAATCAAAACGCCCCGACAAGTCGGGGCGTTGATGGCGAAGCGGTGAGGCTTACTCCACTGCTTTGACCATGTCTTCGATGACCTTCTTGGCGTCACCGAACACCATCATGGTCTTGTCCAAATAGAACAACTCGTTGTCCAGACCCGCGTAGCCGCTGGCCATGGAGCGCTTGTTGACGATGATGGTCTTGGCCTTGAACGCTTCGAGGATCGGCATACCGGCAATCGGCGACTTCGGATCGTTCTTCGCCGCCGGGTTGACCACGTCGTTGGCGCCCAGCACCAGCACCACGTCGGCCTGGCCGAACTCGGAGTTGATGTCTTCCATCTCGAACACCTGGTCGTAAGGCACTTCGGCCTCGGCCAGCAATACGTTCATGTGCCCGGGCATGCGACCGGCCACCGGGTGGATCGCGTATTTAACGGTCACGCCGTGGTGAGTCAGCTTCTCGGTCAGCTCTTTCAGCGCGTGCTGCGCCCGCGCCACCGCCAGACCATAGCCTGGGACGATGATCACCGTGTCGGCGTTGGTCAGCAGGAAAGTCGCATCGTCAGCCGAGCCGGATTTCACTGGGCGGGCTTCTTTGGAGCCTGCCGGGCCTGCGGCATCCGCGGTGTTGCCGAAACCGCCAAGCAGCACGTTGAAGAACGAACGGTTCATCGCCTTGCACATGATGTACGACAGGATCGCACCGCTCGAACCTACCAACGAACCGGCAATGATCAGCATCGAGTTGTTCAGAGAGAAGCCAATACCCGCTGCGGCCCAACCGGAATAGCTGTTGAGCATCGAGACCACCACCGGCATGTCGGCGCCACCGATCGGGATGATGATCAGCACACCCAGCACGAACGCCAGGGCCAGCATCAAGGCGAACGCGCCCAGGTTGCCGGTGAACATAAAGGTCAAGCCCAGGCCCAGTGTGGCCAGGCCCAAAATCAGGTTCAACTTGTGCTGGCCACCAAACTGTACTGGTGCGCCCTGGAACAGACGGAACTTGTACTTGCCCGAGAGCTTGCCGAAAGCGATCACCGAGCCGGAGAAGGTGATTGCACCAATGGCCGCGCCGAGGAACAGCTCCAGACGGTTACCGGCCGGAATCGAATCGCCCAACTGCTTGACGATACCCAGGGACTGCGGCTCGACTACCGCCGCGATGGCAATGAACACCGCCGCCAGGCCGATCATGCTGTGCATGAACGCCACCAGCTCCGGCATCTTGGTCATCTCGACACGCTTGGCCATGATCGAGCCGGCGGTGCCGCCGATCAGCAGGCCGACGATGACGTAGCCGATGCCGGCAGTGGCCAGCTCAGCCCCGAGCTTATAGATAAGGCCTACGGTGGTGAGCACCGCCAGCGCCATGCCGAGCATGCCGAACAGGTTCCCACGGCGAGAGGTGGTGGGGTGCGACAGGCCTTTGAGGGCCTGGATGAAGCAGATCGACGCGATCAGGTAGAGCGTCGTTACCAGGTTCATGCTCATTACTTGGGCGCCTCTTCTTTTACGGCTTTCGGGGCCTTTTTCTTGAACATCTCAAGCATGCGGCGCGTCACCAGGAAGCCACCGAATACGTTGACCGCGGCCAGTGCCACGGCGAGGGTGCCCATGGTTTTGCCCAGAGGCGTTACGGTCAGCGCGGCGGCGAGCATGGCGCCGACGATCACGATCGCCGAAATGGCGTTGGTCACCGCCATCAATGGCGTGTGCAGCGCAGGTGTAACGTTCCAGACCACGTGATAACCGACATAAATTGCCAGCACAAAGATGATCAGGTTGTAGATACCGGGGGAGATAAGCTCTTCCATTGTCTGAATCCCTGCTTAGGCGTTTTTACGGATGACTTGGCCGTCGCGGCACATCAGGCACGCGGCGACGATGTCGTCTTCCAGGTTCACGTCGAACTGACCTTCCTTGGTGAAGACCAGCTTCAGGAAGTCCAGCAGGTTGCGGGCG
The sequence above is drawn from the Pseudomonas sp. St316 genome and encodes:
- a CDS encoding DUF2388 domain-containing protein, whose protein sequence is MIRLRLLSAVALLAVAAHSNASSFIVTTDSIVGALKASSDATSDATSSLRDNKIVQAARDDAASFVASEGAIRGVKLESALDYIRQQAPQLNATDAQLAQAILVI
- a CDS encoding DUF1127 domain-containing protein yields the protein MERTLSSELFFEDKAEKNQASLPLRVIANLMLWQRRIASRHQLARLDSRLLADAGISEAQRYEELSKPFWR
- a CDS encoding acetyl-CoA hydrolase/transferase family protein, yielding MYRDRIRLPSLLNKVMSAAEAALLIQDGMTVGMSGFTRAGEAKAVPHALAERAKVTPLKISLMTGASLGNDLDKELTEAGVLARRMPFQVDSTLRKAINAGEVMFIDQHLSETVEQLRNGQLKLPDIAVIEAVAITEQGHIVPTTSVGNSASFAIFARQVIIEINMAHNPNLEGLHDIYIPTYRPTRTPIPLVKVDDRIGSSAIPIPPEKIAAIVITHQGDSPSTVASPDSDTQAIADHLIDFFKQEVAAGRMTNKLGPLQAGIGNIANAVMCGLIDSPFEDLTMYSEVLQDSTFDLIDAGKLSFASGSSITLSSRRNADVFGNLERYKEKLVLRPQEISNHPEVVRRLGIIGINTALEFDLYGNVNSTHICGTRMMNGIGGSGDFARNAHLAIFVTKSIAKGGAISSVVPMVSHVDHTEHDVDILVTEIGLADLRGLAPRERARVVIDNCVHPSYRQALNDYFEAACALGGHTPHILRDALSWHVNLEETGRMLAV
- a CDS encoding NAD(P)(+) transhydrogenase (Re/Si-specific) subunit beta; translation: MSMNLVTTLYLIASICFIQALKGLSHPTTSRRGNLFGMLGMALAVLTTVGLIYKLGAELATAGIGYVIVGLLIGGTAGSIMAKRVEMTKMPELVAFMHSMIGLAAVFIAIAAVVEPQSLGIVKQLGDSIPAGNRLELFLGAAIGAITFSGSVIAFGKLSGKYKFRLFQGAPVQFGGQHKLNLILGLATLGLGLTFMFTGNLGAFALMLALAFVLGVLIIIPIGGADMPVVVSMLNSYSGWAAAGIGFSLNNSMLIIAGSLVGSSGAILSYIMCKAMNRSFFNVLLGGFGNTADAAGPAGSKEARPVKSGSADDATFLLTNADTVIIVPGYGLAVARAQHALKELTEKLTHHGVTVKYAIHPVAGRMPGHMNVLLAEAEVPYDQVFEMEDINSEFGQADVVLVLGANDVVNPAAKNDPKSPIAGMPILEAFKAKTIIVNKRSMASGYAGLDNELFYLDKTMMVFGDAKKVIEDMVKAVE
- a CDS encoding NAD(P) transhydrogenase subunit alpha gives rise to the protein MEELISPGIYNLIIFVLAIYVGYHVVWNVTPALHTPLMAVTNAISAIVIVGAMLAAALTVTPLGKTMGTLAVALAAVNVFGGFLVTRRMLEMFKKKAPKAVKEEAPK